The following coding sequences are from one Geodermatophilus normandii window:
- a CDS encoding anti-sigma factor family protein: MSLPESHLAQEAIAALVDGELASGPAARAARHLAGCLECRMLVQAQREAKDALHAASDVAVPGDLLSRLCAIPFTADVPGGGGLGTVTAGPGQLTVSGSSGRWTVALDEPPARSSSPHQARWLRRSVAGTLAGLGLGVAVLAVNLPDPGEAVSETPPSVAGPSSPDERTEVVPPVVRTLAGQPPAPGATP; encoded by the coding sequence ATGAGCCTGCCGGAGAGCCACCTGGCGCAGGAGGCCATCGCCGCGCTGGTCGACGGGGAGCTGGCCAGCGGCCCCGCCGCCCGCGCCGCCCGCCACCTCGCCGGCTGCCTCGAGTGCCGGATGCTGGTGCAGGCACAGCGCGAGGCCAAGGACGCGCTGCACGCCGCCTCCGACGTCGCCGTCCCCGGCGACCTGCTGTCGCGGCTGTGCGCCATCCCCTTCACCGCCGACGTCCCCGGCGGCGGCGGGCTCGGCACGGTGACCGCCGGCCCCGGCCAGCTCACCGTCTCCGGCTCCTCGGGACGCTGGACCGTCGCGCTCGACGAGCCGCCGGCGCGGTCCTCCTCGCCGCACCAGGCCCGCTGGCTGCGCCGCAGCGTCGCCGGCACGCTCGCCGGGCTGGGCCTCGGCGTCGCGGTCCTGGCGGTCAACCTGCCCGACCCCGGCGAGGCCGTGAGCGAGACCCCGCCGTCGGTGGCCGGACCCTCGTCGCCCGACGAGCGCACCGAGGTCGTGCCGCCGGTCGTGCGCACCCTGGCCGGGCAGCCGCCCGCACCCGGCGCCACCCCCTGA
- a CDS encoding 2'-5' RNA ligase family protein, with the protein MRAAHFPAERNHLAAHVTLFHALPGEQRDAVDAALVGVAARPPFAVAVTGVQLLGRGVAYRLAAPELSALHARLAGEFDPWLTPQDRQRLSAHVTVQNKVEPAVARALRDRLAAEFVPAEVPARGLGLWRYLGGPWEPLAEVPFRG; encoded by the coding sequence TTGCGGGCGGCGCACTTCCCGGCCGAGCGCAACCACCTGGCCGCGCACGTCACGCTGTTCCACGCCCTGCCGGGTGAGCAGCGCGACGCCGTGGACGCCGCGCTGGTCGGGGTCGCCGCCCGCCCGCCGTTCGCCGTCGCGGTGACCGGCGTGCAGCTGCTCGGCCGCGGGGTGGCCTACCGGCTGGCCGCGCCGGAGCTCTCGGCCCTGCACGCGCGGCTGGCGGGCGAGTTCGACCCGTGGCTGACCCCGCAGGACCGCCAGCGGCTGTCGGCGCACGTCACCGTGCAGAACAAGGTGGAGCCCGCGGTGGCCCGGGCGCTGCGCGACCGGCTGGCCGCGGAGTTCGTCCCCGCCGAGGTCCCCGCCCGCGGGCTGGGGCTGTGGCGCTACCTCGGCGGGCCGTGGGAGCCGCTGGCCGAGGTGCCGTTCCGCGGCTGA
- the sigE gene encoding RNA polymerase sigma factor SigE encodes MSEAAVPQPTAEQPAASGAGEVWVAPTWEQVVRDHSARVYRLAYRLSGNAQDAEDLTQETFVRVFRSLADFSPGTFEGWLHRITTNLFLDMVRRRQRIRFDALPEDTERLPGTSPSPEQVYADTHLDPQIQAALDALSPEFRVAVVLCDIEGLTYEEIAATLGIKLGTVRSRIHRGRVQLRAALAHLAPRGMVAPGAPA; translated from the coding sequence GTGTCCGAGGCCGCCGTCCCCCAGCCCACCGCCGAGCAGCCGGCCGCGTCCGGCGCCGGTGAGGTGTGGGTGGCCCCGACCTGGGAGCAGGTCGTGCGGGACCACTCGGCGCGGGTGTACCGGCTGGCCTACCGCCTCTCGGGCAACGCGCAGGACGCCGAGGACCTCACCCAGGAGACGTTCGTCCGGGTGTTCCGCTCCCTCGCCGACTTCTCGCCCGGCACGTTCGAGGGCTGGCTGCACCGCATCACCACGAACCTGTTCCTCGACATGGTCCGGCGCCGCCAGCGGATCCGGTTCGACGCGCTGCCCGAGGACACCGAGCGCCTCCCCGGCACCTCCCCCAGCCCCGAGCAGGTCTACGCCGACACCCACCTCGACCCGCAGATCCAGGCGGCGCTCGACGCGCTGTCGCCGGAGTTCCGCGTGGCCGTGGTCCTCTGCGACATCGAGGGCCTCACCTACGAGGAGATCGCGGCGACCCTCGGCATCAAGCTCGGCACCGTCCGCAGCCGCATCCACCGCGGCCGCGTGCAGCTGCGCGCCGCCCTGGCCCACCTCGCGCCCCGCGGGATGGTGGCACCGGGGGCTCCCGCATGA
- a CDS encoding O-methyltransferase gives MSAEGPWRAGGTGGAAWADRYATEDPVLAAARTQAASLGGPPPPEPAAGATLAVLAAGAGARAVVSVGSGGGVVGLWLLRGMRPDGVLTALDGDPEQLRGARRAFTEAGVPAGRTRLIFGTPAEVLPRLSPGAYDLVVCAGPPTEYAAHLPALLGLLRTGGTLACHGLLAGDRIGDRAARDPETVTWRDLARSVREDEQLTSAVLPIGAGLLVATRRGQPRNGTSASGSHGPPR, from the coding sequence ATGAGCGCCGAGGGACCGTGGCGCGCCGGCGGGACCGGGGGCGCCGCCTGGGCCGACCGCTACGCCACGGAGGACCCCGTCCTCGCCGCGGCGCGGACCCAGGCCGCGTCCCTCGGCGGCCCGCCTCCTCCCGAGCCGGCGGCGGGCGCCACCCTCGCCGTCCTCGCGGCGGGTGCCGGCGCCCGGGCGGTCGTGTCCGTCGGCAGCGGCGGTGGCGTCGTCGGCCTGTGGCTGCTGCGCGGCATGCGCCCCGACGGCGTCCTCACCGCCCTCGACGGCGACCCCGAGCAGCTGCGCGGCGCCCGGCGGGCCTTCACCGAGGCGGGCGTCCCCGCGGGCCGGACCCGGCTGATCTTCGGCACCCCCGCCGAGGTGCTCCCCCGCCTGTCCCCGGGCGCCTACGACCTCGTCGTCTGCGCCGGTCCGCCCACCGAGTACGCCGCGCACCTCCCGGCCCTGCTCGGCCTGCTGCGCACCGGCGGGACGCTGGCCTGCCACGGCCTGCTCGCCGGGGACCGCATCGGCGACCGCGCGGCCCGCGACCCCGAGACCGTCACCTGGCGCGACCTGGCGCGCAGCGTCCGCGAGGACGAGCAGCTCACCTCCGCCGTCCTGCCCATCGGGGCCGGGCTGCTGGTGGCCACCCGCCGCGGTCAGCCGCGGAACGGCACCTCGGCCAGCGGCTCCCACGGCCCGCCGAGGTAG